In Candidatus Omnitrophota bacterium, one genomic interval encodes:
- a CDS encoding LPS-assembly protein LptD has product MAFVVLAAGILFAQEDLPFNIRCDYLKYSKSSEIVFSSGNVFIERDTMKLYADEAEFRRNESLVFLKGRVRIEDAATTMNCDAAEYHLAVGTAPASGVFQNARVFRDKMYFVGHDAEQLGDTYIFNKAYLTTCDHDEPHYKMASPRIVFVEKKSVTMKHAVFSVRGVPIFYTPYYSQRLGERRWALAVRAGKSSRSGAFIKTRLRYSWSDNFRTYLLNDYFSRLGYGKGLELDYKSPSTQSNLYVYGINEKDTGASNRTFRQSHWQQLSAGFLWQSYVEVQDYSLFNNNYLRDESLVLKPTYIRSRASLSKSVSAYYLRLSGYRNEVWKDPLNRFDADNVIAPEIYFRLNPVKLKLFSYDLSYNYRNYFNTDANMGTIFSDYTPIHSSYARIFNSYRLMRSITLFPRIGYQFYKSGDLDSVEYYFHDINTTLNFYRPLKLSFTHNYKKEPGKTSVTDNIAFADEYRPAPNVVFRQSVVYDLKKRSLPLENRFSLLQNQLNFRAGAMNFYARNYYNIALGDAVSWEAEGSGRHFSSRFTHNRAEPDFLNWFQRFNFKYGKWAVEARARTFFNYRKTDIELKDVIEKELVLKRNLHCWDMMFKYLVTRDRREGWIFFNITAFPDRPLGIYRDAIGDEWSFRKQ; this is encoded by the coding sequence TTGGCTTTTGTTGTTTTAGCCGCGGGGATTTTGTTCGCCCAGGAAGATCTGCCTTTCAACATAAGATGCGATTATCTCAAATACAGCAAGAGCAGCGAGATAGTTTTCTCGTCAGGAAATGTCTTTATAGAGAGGGACACGATGAAATTGTACGCGGACGAAGCCGAGTTCCGCAGGAACGAGTCGCTTGTGTTCCTGAAGGGCAGAGTGCGGATAGAGGACGCGGCCACGACAATGAACTGTGATGCCGCCGAATATCATCTCGCTGTCGGCACCGCTCCGGCTTCCGGGGTTTTTCAGAATGCCAGGGTCTTCCGGGATAAGATGTATTTTGTCGGACACGACGCGGAGCAGTTGGGTGACACTTACATCTTTAACAAGGCGTATCTGACGACCTGCGATCACGACGAGCCTCATTATAAAATGGCCTCGCCGCGCATAGTTTTTGTGGAGAAGAAGAGCGTGACGATGAAGCACGCTGTTTTCTCAGTCAGAGGGGTGCCTATTTTTTATACGCCCTATTACAGCCAGCGTCTCGGTGAGAGAAGGTGGGCGCTTGCCGTCAGGGCGGGGAAGTCCTCAAGGAGTGGCGCCTTCATAAAAACGCGCCTGCGCTACAGCTGGTCGGATAATTTCAGGACTTATCTTCTTAACGATTATTTCAGCCGCCTCGGATACGGCAAGGGCCTGGAGCTTGACTACAAGAGCCCGTCGACACAGAGTAATCTCTATGTTTACGGCATAAATGAAAAAGACACCGGAGCAAGCAACCGCACTTTCCGTCAGAGCCACTGGCAGCAGCTTTCCGCGGGTTTTCTCTGGCAGTCATATGTTGAGGTGCAGGATTATTCGCTCTTTAACAATAATTACCTGAGGGATGAATCGCTGGTGCTAAAACCCACCTACATCAGGAGCCGCGCTTCGCTGTCCAAAAGCGTGTCGGCCTATTATCTGCGTTTGTCGGGATACAGAAATGAGGTATGGAAAGATCCCCTCAACAGATTTGACGCCGACAATGTTATAGCGCCTGAAATCTATTTTCGTTTGAATCCCGTGAAACTCAAACTATTCAGCTATGATCTCAGTTATAATTACAGGAATTATTTCAACACCGATGCCAACATGGGGACTATTTTTTCCGATTATACGCCCATACACAGCTCATACGCGCGGATTTTCAACAGCTACAGGTTAATGCGGTCTATAACGCTGTTTCCCAGAATAGGTTATCAGTTTTACAAGAGCGGTGATCTGGATTCCGTGGAATATTATTTTCACGACATAAACACAACGCTGAATTTTTACAGGCCGCTCAAACTTTCTTTCACTCATAATTACAAAAAAGAACCGGGCAAAACCTCTGTCACCGACAACATTGCTTTCGCTGATGAATACAGGCCCGCGCCCAATGTGGTGTTCAGGCAGAGCGTTGTATACGATTTGAAAAAAAGGTCATTGCCGCTTGAAAACAGATTCTCGCTCCTTCAGAATCAGCTGAATTTCCGGGCGGGGGCTATGAATTTTTACGCGAGAAATTATTATAACATAGCTCTCGGCGATGCGGTTTCCTGGGAGGCCGAGGGCAGCGGCCGGCATTTCTCGTCGAGGTTTACGCACAACCGGGCGGAACCGGATTTCCTGAACTGGTTCCAGCGTTTCAATTTTAAATACGGCAAATGGGCCGTTGAGGCCAGGGCCCGGACATTTTTCAATTACAGAAAGACGGATATTGAGCTGAAAGATGTCATAGAGAAGGAACTTGTGCTAAAGAGAAATCTGCACTGCTGGGATATGATGTTCAAATATCTTGTCACGCGCGACCGGAGAGAGGGCTGGATATTCTTTAACATAACGGCATTCCCCGACAGGCCGCTGGGAATATACCGCGATGCCATCGGCGATGAATGGTCGTTCCGCAAACAATGA